A region from the Lolium perenne isolate Kyuss_39 chromosome 4, Kyuss_2.0, whole genome shotgun sequence genome encodes:
- the LOC127347736 gene encoding protein ALP1-like: MIKPTSLNTPPKIKNSYRWFPYFRDCIGAIDGTHVTAKVPRSMSAAFRGRKHYTSQNVLAAVDFDMRFTYVLAGWEGSAHDASILADSLSRPDGLQIPESKFYLGDAGYACRPGILPPFRKTRYHFNEFSAKHRPLNARELFNLRHSNLRVTIERAFVALKNRFKVLDRKPFHTFDTQVKQVLVCCILHN; the protein is encoded by the exons ATGATCAAGCCAACATCACTGAACACACCACCCAAGATCAAGAACAGCTACAGGTGGTTCCCCTATTTCAGG GATTGCATTGGAGCAATTGATGGTACTCATGTCACTGCAAAGGTACCGAGATCAATGTCTGCAGCATTCCGCGGGAGGAAGCACTACACCAGCCAGAACGTGCTAGCAGCTGTGGATTTCGATATGAGGTTCACCTACGTGCTTGCTGGGTGGGAGGGTTCAGCTCATGATGCGAGCATCCTGGCCGACAGTTTGTCAAGGCCTGATGGGTTGCAAATCCCTGAGAGTAAGTTCTACCTTGGAGATGCTGGATATGCATGCCGACCTGGAATTCTACCTCCCTTTAGGAAAACAAGGTACCACTTCAACGAGTTCTCTGCGAAGCATCGACCTCTGAATGCGAGAGAGTTGTTCAATCTGAGACACTCAAACCTTAGAGTCACCATTGAGAGGGCCTTTGTTGCATTGAAGAACAGGTTCAAGGTCCTTGACCGGAAACCGTTCCACACGTTTGACACTCAAGTAAAGCAGGTCCTTGTTTGCTGCATTCTTCACAACTAG
- the LOC127295835 gene encoding xylan O-acetyltransferase 6: MQQRRKSVFGSAPYAMKQAALGAGVAARKNGTPLSMAAVVFSLFVFATFLYNEDIKSIADFPFSAGALRAKSPDLHLLQEAEAAAHQAVTTLARRGEEVIVRVLDAPATATLRPAANGSITGTVVVARANAALAKANANAAAKEEEGQEKDRDVTLPRVLGGGGAEEAKRREDEEVAERASTAKAAAATAALRTVVSVPETCDLYRGGWVHDEVNAPVYKEAQCEFLTEQVTCMRNGRRDDSYQKWRWQPTDCDLPRFDALLLLERLRNKRLMFVGDSLNRNQWESMVCLVQSVIPKGHKTLTKFVNNGSSNIFYAHDYNATVEFYWAPFLVESNSDNPKVHSVPNRIIQWHSIAKHAQNWVGVDYLVFNTYIWWLNELNMKVLKGSFEEGATEYEEVDRPVAYTQVLKTWAKWVDRNIDPNRTTVFFMGMSPNHITPEAWGNQGGIKCAMETQPISNRSATLDVGTDWRLYAGAQDVLRTFRRVPVHFVDITALSELRKDAHTSVHTLRQGKLLTPEQQADPRTYADCIHWCLPGLPDTWNQFLYAHIVSRPWTTTQEA; the protein is encoded by the exons CGCGATGAAGCAGGCGGCGCTGGGCGCGGGCGTGGCGGCGCGGAAGAACGGCACGCCGCTGTCGATGGCGGCGGTGGTGTTCTCGCTGTTCGTGTTCGCGACGTTCCTCTACAACGAGGACATCAAGTCGATCGCCGACTTCCCCTTCAGCGCCGGCGCGCTCCGGGCCAAGTCCCCCGACCTGCACCTCCTGCAGGAGGCCGAGGCCGCCGCGCACCAGGCCGTCACCACCCTCGCCAGGCGCGGCGAGGAGGTCATCGTGCGCGTCCTCGACGCGCCCGCCACGGCGACCCTTCGGCCGGCCGCCAACGGCAGCAtcaccgggacggtggtggtggccagGGCCAATGCcgccctcgccaaagccaacGCCAACGCGGCCgcgaaggaggaggaggggcaGGAGAAGGACAGGGACGTGACGCTGCCCAGAGTGcttggaggcggcggcgcggaggaggcGAAGCGGCGGGAGGACGAGGAGGTGGCCGAGAGAGCATCCACTGCCAAGGCTgccgcggcgacggcggcgctgcGGACGGTGGTGAGCGTGCCGGAGACGTGCGACCTGTACCGCGGCGGCTGGGTGCACGACGAGGTGAACGCGCCGGTGTACAAGGAGGCGCAGTGCGAGTTCCTGACGGAGCAGGTCACCTGCATGCGCAACGGCCGCCGCGACGACTCGTACCAGAAGTGGCGGTGGCAGCCCACCGACTGCGACCTCCCGCG GTTCGACGCGCTGCTGCTGCTGGAGCGGCTTCGCAACAAGCGTCTGATGTTCGTGGGCGACTCGCTGAACCGGAACCAGTGGGAGTCGATGGTGTGCCTGGTGCAGTCCGTGATCCCCAAGGGCCACAAGACCCTCACCAAGTTCGTCAACAATGGCTCCAGCAACATCTTCTACGCCCAT GACTACAACGCGACAGTGGAGTTCTACTGGGCGCCGTTCCTGGTGGAGTCCAACTCCGACAACCCCAAGGTGCACAGCGTCCCCAACCGGATCATCCAGTGGCACTCCATCGCCAAGCACGCCCAGAACTGGGTCGGCGTCGACTACCTCGTCTTCAACACCTACATCTGGTGGCTCAACGAGCTCAACATGAAAGTCCT GAAAGGGTCGTTCGAGGAGGGGGCTACCGAGTACGAGGAGGTCGACCGTCCCGTGGCGTACACCCAGGTGCTCAAGACATGGGCAAAGTGGGTGGACCGCAACATTGACCCCAACAGGACCACCGTCTTCTTCATGGGCATGTCACCCAACCACATCAC GCCGGAGGCGTGGGGCAACCAGGGCGGCATCAAGTGCGCGATGGAGACGCAGCCGATCAGCAACCGGAGCGCGACGCTGGACGTGGGCACGGACTGGCGCCTCTACGCCGGCGCCCAGGACGTGCTGCGGACGTTCCGGCGCGTGCCCGTGCACTTCGTGGACATCACGGCGCTGTCGGAGCTGCGCAAGGACGCGCACACCTCCGTGCACACGCTCCGGCAGGGAAAGctgctcacgccggagcagcaggCCGACCCCAGGACCTACGCCGACTGCATCCACTGGTGCCTGCCGGGACTACCCGACACCTGGAACCAGTTCCTCTACGCCCACATCGTGTCCAGGCCATGGACGACCACCCAGGAAGCCTAG
- the LOC127295834 gene encoding protein THALLO: MGKRPRTRQPKQGFLKSKRAAEPTAMLDSDDDEIDAFHKQRDVIPLDVDDARESEDDDLEQSVFDLEGISDNETGDSEGDEDEGDEDGDMGKADYAGWDKGYIRQLERAHREAKKIAGDEDKIDESEEEEKDENIWGKGKKTYYDAGEHSGDEEDYEEILRLKKEKDSKLSMEDFGLEDNRSYGEDKPPKVSSPQTKVTDDASSFESYAKMKEDFAVLSRDEKLSAVYSSAPELVGLLSDLNEAHEELKAIGPVTDVAVTAGQGKQKGTIQPLEVKRACLLAHCQAITFYLLMRAEGLPVQDHPVIARLVETKSMVEKMKLANINFTRQKGDTDEHHVPESSALNKVDIKTSLDKKEGIASILPALNKGGGASELTKNDPSNNRLDKITKRKSKDEYMGLQSLEMLKVRANLEARLKEKGLYKSMGLKSEKLSNTRASNNRRDLQTLDDFDDEVEKNNQVTRPRTLLVDGAKSNKNKFVSGDDDVPKRDDIGERRRKHELRVLARVGVEDDDLPEDGDDAKEKPDQSSDEDDNDDDGDSAESEDEFYKDVKRQRTEKLLSKQRVPIGEPLEEESEGDGKRKISYQIEKNRGLTRSRNKKLKNPRKKYRLKHEKKVTARGGQVRKIKKPSGPYGGELSGINANVSRSTRLRG, encoded by the exons ATGGGGAAGCGGCCGAGGACGCGGCAGCCCAAGCAGGGCTTCCTCAAGTCCAAGCGCGCCGCCGAGCCGACGGCGATGCTCGACTCCGACGACGACGAGATCGACGCAT TCCACAAGCAGCGGGACGTTATTCCCCTTGACGTCGACGACG CGAGGGAGTCCGAGGACGATGATTTGGAGCAATCCGTTTTTGACCTTGAG GGTATTTCTGATAATGAAACCGGGGACAGTGAAGGAGATGAGGATGAAGGAGATGAGGATGGTGACATGGGCAAAGCCGATTATGCTGGATGGGACAAAGGGTATATTAGACAAT TAGAAAGAGCACATAGGGAAGCGAAAAAAATTGCTGGGGATGAGGACAAGATCGATGAaagtgaggaagaagagaaagaTGAAAACATCTGGGGTAAAGGAAAGAAAACATACTATGATGCTGGTGAACATTCTGGTGACGAGGAAGACTATGAAGAGATACTAAGGTTGAAGAAGGAAAAGGATAGTAAGCTTTCAATGGAAGATTTTGGATTAGAAGATAACAGAAGTTATGGAGAGGATAAGCCTCCGAAG GTGTCTAGCCCTCAAACCAAGGTTACCGATGATGCATCCTCTTTTGAAAGCTATGCAAAAATGAAAGAAGATTTTGCTGTGCTTTCAAGAGATGAAAAATTGAGTGCAGTATACAG TTCTGCGCCTGAACTGGTGGGATTATTGTCTGACTTAAATGAGGCCCATGAAGAGCTGAAGGCGATAGGACCAGTCACCGATGTAGCG GTGACAGCTGGGCAAGGTAAGCAAAAGGGTACAATCCAGCCGTTGGAAGTAAAGCGAGCCTGTCTGCTGGCTCATTGCCAAGCTATTACCTTCTACCTCCTTATGAGAGCCGAGGGATTGCCTGTGCAAGATCATCCTGTAATTGCTCGTCTGGTAGAGACCAAGAGTATGGTAGAAAAG ATGAAGCTGGCCAATATAAATTTTACAAGGCAAAAAGGAGACACTGATGAGCATCATGTTCCTGAAAGCAGCGCCCTGAACAAAGTGGATATCAAAACTTCTCTCGACAAAAAAGAGGGCATTGCAAGCATTTTGCCAGCACTGAATAAA GGTGGTGGAGCTTCAGAATTGACAAAGAACGATCCTTCTAATAACAGGCTTGATAAAATTACCAAAAGAAAGAGCAAG GATGAGTACATGGGCTTGCAAAGCCTTGAAATGTTGAAAGTAAGAGCAAATCTTGAAGCGAGGTTAAAAGAAAAAGGACTGTATAAATCGATGGGGTTGAAGTCGGAGAAGCTGTCGAACACCAGAGCATCTAATAATAG GAGAGATCTGCAAACATTGGATGACTTTGATGATGAGGTGGAGAAAAATAATCAAGTGACCAGACCTAGAACGCTCTTGGTAGATGGAGCTAAATCAAACAAAAATAAG TTTGTTTCTGGGGATGATGACGTTCCAAAGAGAGATGATATTGGTGAAAGACGGCGAAAGCATGAGCTACGTGTTCTTGCAAGAGTAGGagttgaagatgatgacttgccaGAAGACGGAGATGATGCCAAAGAGAAGCCTGACCAATCCAGTGATGAAGACGacaatgatgatgatggagactcGGCAGAATCTGAAGATGAATTCTACAAGGATGTAAAGAGGCAAAGGACCGAAAAACTCTTGAGCAAACAGAG AGTTCCTATCGGTGAACCACTGGAGGAGGAAAGTGAAGGAGATGGCAAGAGGAAGATCTCATACCAG ATCGAGAAGAACCGGGGTTTGACTCGTTCTAGAAACAAGAAACTCAAGAATCCTCGGAAGAAATACAGG CTTAAGCACGAGAAAAAGGTCACTGCTCGGGGAGGTCAAGTGCGCAAGATTAAGAAGCCTTCTGGTCCATATGGAGGCGAGCTGTCGGGTATCAATGCAAATGTCAGCCGTAGCACTAGGCTGAGGGGTTGA